Proteins from a single region of Macaca fascicularis isolate 582-1 chromosome 5, T2T-MFA8v1.1:
- the CYP2U1 gene encoding cytochrome P450 2U1 isoform X3 → MEEKGVVFAHYGPIWRQQRKFSHSTLRHFGLGKLSLEPKIIEEFKYVKTEMQKHGEDPFCPFSIISNAVSNIICSLCFGQRFDYTNSEFKKMLGFMSRGLEICLNSQVLMVNICPWLYYLPFGPFKELRQIEKDITSFLKKIIKDHQESLDRENPQDFIDMYLLHMEEERKNNSNSSFDEEYLFYIIGDLFIAGTDTTTNSLLWCLLYMSLNPDVQEKVHEEIERVIGANRAPSLTDKAQMPYTEATIMEVQRLTVVVPLAIPHMTSGNTVLQGYTIPKGTLILPNLWSVHRDPAIWEKPEDFYPNRFLDDQGQLIKKETFIPFGIGKRVCMGEQLAKMELFLMFVSLMQSFAFALPKDSKKPLLTGRFGLTLAPHPFNITISRR, encoded by the exons ATGGAAGAAAAGG GGGTTGTGTTTGCACATTATGGTCCCATCTGGAGACAACAAAGGAAGTTCTCTCATTCAACTCTTCGTCATTTTGGGTTGGGAAAACTTAGCTTGGAGCCCAAGATTATTGAGGAGTTCAAATAtgtgaaaacagaaatgcaaaagcaTGGAGAAGACCCCTTCTGCCCTTTCTCCATCATCAGCAATGCCGTCTCTAACATCATTTGCTCCTTGTGCTTTGGCCAGCGCTTTGATTACACCAATAGTGAGTTCAAGAAAATGCTTGGTTTTATGTCACGAGGGCTAGAAATCTGTCTGAACAGTCAAGTACTCATGGTCAACATATGCCCTTGGCTTTATTACCTTCCCTTTGGACCATTTAAGGAATTAAGACAAATTGAAAAGGATATAACcagtttccttaaaaaaatcatcaaagaCCATCAAGAGTCTCTGGATAGAGAGAACCCTCAGGACTTCATAGACATGTACCTTCTCCAcatggaagaggagaggaaaaataatagtaacagcaGTTTTGATGAAGAATACCTATTTTATATCATTGGGGATCTGTTCATTGCTGGGACTGATACCACAACTAACTCTTTGCTTTGGTGCCTGCTGTATATGTCACTGAACCCCGATGTACAAG AGAAGGTTCATGAAGAAATTGAAAGGGTCATTGGTGCCAACCGAGCTCCTTCCCTCACGGACAAGGCCCAGATGCCCTACACAGAAGCCACCATCATGGAAGTGCAGAGGCTAACTGTGGTGGTTCCGCTTGCCATTCCTCATATGACCTCAGGGAACACAG tGCTCCAAGGGTATACCATTCCTAAAGGCACATTGATCTTACCCAACCTGTGGTCAGTACATAGAGACCCAGCCATTTGGGAGAAACCGGAGGATTTCTACCCTAATCGATTTCTGGATGACCAAGGACaactaattaaaaaagaaacctttatTCCTTTTGGGATAG GGAAGCGGGTGTGTATGGGAGAACAACTGGCAAAGATGGAATTATTCCTAATGTTTGTGAGCCTAATGCAGAGTTTCGCATTTGCTTTACCTAAGGATTCTAAGAAGCCCCTCCTGACTGGAAGATTTGGTCTAACTTTAGCCCCACATCCATTTAATATAACTATTTCAAGGAGATGA
- the CYP2U1 gene encoding cytochrome P450 2U1 isoform X2, translated as MKALARCQCYPLGLPSLQNWVVFAHYGPIWRQQRKFSHSTLRHFGLGKLSLEPKIIEEFKYVKTEMQKHGEDPFCPFSIISNAVSNIICSLCFGQRFDYTNSEFKKMLGFMSRGLEICLNSQVLMVNICPWLYYLPFGPFKELRQIEKDITSFLKKIIKDHQESLDRENPQDFIDMYLLHMEEERKNNSNSSFDEEYLFYIIGDLFIAGTDTTTNSLLWCLLYMSLNPDVQEKVHEEIERVIGANRAPSLTDKAQMPYTEATIMEVQRLTVVVPLAIPHMTSGNTVLQGYTIPKGTLILPNLWSVHRDPAIWEKPEDFYPNRFLDDQGQLIKKETFIPFGIGKRVCMGEQLAKMELFLMFVSLMQSFAFALPKDSKKPLLTGRFGLTLAPHPFNITISRR; from the exons atgAAGGCGCTTGCCAGATGCCAGTGCTAtcctcttggacttcccagccttcagaact GGGTTGTGTTTGCACATTATGGTCCCATCTGGAGACAACAAAGGAAGTTCTCTCATTCAACTCTTCGTCATTTTGGGTTGGGAAAACTTAGCTTGGAGCCCAAGATTATTGAGGAGTTCAAATAtgtgaaaacagaaatgcaaaagcaTGGAGAAGACCCCTTCTGCCCTTTCTCCATCATCAGCAATGCCGTCTCTAACATCATTTGCTCCTTGTGCTTTGGCCAGCGCTTTGATTACACCAATAGTGAGTTCAAGAAAATGCTTGGTTTTATGTCACGAGGGCTAGAAATCTGTCTGAACAGTCAAGTACTCATGGTCAACATATGCCCTTGGCTTTATTACCTTCCCTTTGGACCATTTAAGGAATTAAGACAAATTGAAAAGGATATAACcagtttccttaaaaaaatcatcaaagaCCATCAAGAGTCTCTGGATAGAGAGAACCCTCAGGACTTCATAGACATGTACCTTCTCCAcatggaagaggagaggaaaaataatagtaacagcaGTTTTGATGAAGAATACCTATTTTATATCATTGGGGATCTGTTCATTGCTGGGACTGATACCACAACTAACTCTTTGCTTTGGTGCCTGCTGTATATGTCACTGAACCCCGATGTACAAG AGAAGGTTCATGAAGAAATTGAAAGGGTCATTGGTGCCAACCGAGCTCCTTCCCTCACGGACAAGGCCCAGATGCCCTACACAGAAGCCACCATCATGGAAGTGCAGAGGCTAACTGTGGTGGTTCCGCTTGCCATTCCTCATATGACCTCAGGGAACACAG tGCTCCAAGGGTATACCATTCCTAAAGGCACATTGATCTTACCCAACCTGTGGTCAGTACATAGAGACCCAGCCATTTGGGAGAAACCGGAGGATTTCTACCCTAATCGATTTCTGGATGACCAAGGACaactaattaaaaaagaaacctttatTCCTTTTGGGATAG GGAAGCGGGTGTGTATGGGAGAACAACTGGCAAAGATGGAATTATTCCTAATGTTTGTGAGCCTAATGCAGAGTTTCGCATTTGCTTTACCTAAGGATTCTAAGAAGCCCCTCCTGACTGGAAGATTTGGTCTAACTTTAGCCCCACATCCATTTAATATAACTATTTCAAGGAGATGA